The sequence below is a genomic window from Oxyura jamaicensis isolate SHBP4307 breed ruddy duck chromosome 20, BPBGC_Ojam_1.0, whole genome shotgun sequence.
TGTCTCGGTGCAGACGCATTAGCCCAGGAGCAGAGAGGCAAGGAACAGAGCAAAATATGCCCCTGCACTCACAATGTGTATTGCTCTTGCTCGAGAATCTGTGGTTTATGAACATCGCTTCACTTAACAGGGGACAGGGTTCCAGTCCTAGGACAAGGAAACCATAAATAATCCCTTTCAGTGTTATCAggacattttctttgtgttaaaaaataTCACATAATGGTCAGAATATTTATACCTGTGTCAGCTGTGCAATTAGAAGGTAATGCAAAATTTTCTGTGTCCCAAAGCCAAATATAGGTCTAAAAGAATGCTAATTTTGAATTAAGCTGTGTAATAGTCTAGACCAGTTGTGTGGCCTTGACCATCATTCAGTGAATTTAACAGCGAAGTCAGGTACTGTTAGTTCATAATCTCAGGGTTAAACACTTACACATCGTGTAGATTAAAATGGCACTAACCTCTCATTAATGTTTAAAGggagattttccttttcctgaatgTTACGAGTTCACTGgtattttcttagaaatgtgATAGGGAAGATGTCTTTTACGCAGCGTTCCACTGAGTGccagaaaaagtgaaaaagaagctttaaaaatgaaggctttaaacaatatttaaagaaatgaatcCAGACCTTTTTGGGACAGGAGCAGTGGTGTTGCCTCAGGTCTGGATGTGCCGGGGATGGACACGGGTGGTAATGCACTGCGGGGATGAGCGTACAAGTCCCTTGTTCTTCCCTCCCACTTTCCAGCGCTTTGCCAAGAAATAATCTCCTCATTTTACGCAAGGGCAGCCTTGCTGGCGACCAAGCTGCACAGAAATGGGGCTGCCCGTAGCGGCAGCGCAGCAGAGCCTGACAGCCCATCACACTATAAATAGTAGGGGAcggggagaggagagagctGCCAGACCTGGGTAATCGGGACGAGGTTCAGCCACCTTACAGCCAGCCGCCGAGGGACTTAAAGCCACAGCTCGGGCCCGATCCTGATGGAGAGCAGGGCTacacccagctcctgccatcCCTGTAGGTACCACCGTCATTACACCTGAGTGGAAGTGCATCCCTGCTATGttgggccaaaaaaaaaaacaaaatagtgcTCATCTGTCCTTCTGTGTTCAgctgtttgaaataaaagagaCCTGAGCAGGCAAAACCTGCGGTGGCTGGAAGTTTAGCGCCTCTAGATAATTGAGACCCCCGAAAGGACGTTCTCTCTGGGTACTGCTATGGGGGCTGGCAGGTGCTGTACCCCTTTCGTCATCACCTTGACCCCATCCAGCCCCACAAACCCCAGGTCAGGATCTGATGCCTTAATCTGTGCTAAAATTCCCATTTGCCCAGACataaaaattgagattttttttttttttcccttgggaggcaggggctggggcagtgccaccagcagccaccaggGCTGCCCACCCAGGCAAAGCTCACCCCCCAGAGCCCAGGGGGATGTAGGGGCAGCAGAGGGGGCCCTGCTTTCATCCTGCTTACCCTGCAGAGCACTAGGGACATCTGGAGAGAACTGCAGGGCCTCGTGTGATGGCCACTGGAAAAGGTGCTCAGAGCGCGCAGGGGCAGTGGTTGTCCTCCAAAGGGCAGCTTTATGGACGGGGTGAACGCCATGAGGTTTCCTTCCTCCTGTGGTCGGGGTCTCCGCTCCTTCCACAGCAGTTTTTGGGGCTTTACACCCAGGTGTTTCAGCGTTTACAGGTTACCACATGCTGGATGTGGCCAGGCTCGGAGCACCGAGGCACTGGCCAGTCCTCTCACCTACACCACACACATCCCCTGGCAGTCCCGAGAGCCCCCACAACAGcacacaaagaataaaattccCATTTATCAGCCCCCCCGCTGCAATGGGATGGGGTTCTGCACGGCATTTCCCAATGGTTTCTGGAGCATGTTTACACGGGGCTGGCTTTGGGGTCACCCCTTCTGGCCCCCCCATGACAGCACAGGTCACACCCTGCGGCACACACTGCGGCCAGATCCATATCTTTGTGTAGAAGCACCCCAGGGGCACCAAAGAGGCAAAAATTGCATAAAAACATTCATACAAGCGGGTTTCTCAGCTCACGCTCATGCTGCAGACCCAGAGAGGGGCAAAAAAACGACAGAATATGAGGCAAAAAGACAAGGGAAGGATGATGGGGAGGAATATTTTGAGGTCCTGCAGTCAGCACATGCTGCTGATAGCTTTAAATTGCAGccagcagtttaaaaataagctttggACGTGATAACAAGATGCCCAAGCCCTCTCACCACCCGGCCAGCTGGGGACGGTGTCTGGTGACAcccctgcagggacagcagcagggctgggcacaaACCCCTTCTGCACCAAGCAGCTGAGTTATGGGGTCAAGACAGGGAAATCCCCCCCTGTAGCACCCCCGTCTTTGTGTGCATTCATGCCCAAAATTCAGCTCTGCCACGGAGAGCCTCAGGGGCCCTGGGTACCCAGGTTTGGAGCTATTTAAATAACGAAAGCACGGGGTTGTGGGGTGAACCCCTCCCTCTGGGGGCAACCCATCGGCCTGGATAACTTCCCATCCTTTATGAAGAATAATTTATGGGAATAATCATCATGGGAATAACTTCCCATCCAGAGGAACGTTGCTAAGGCTGAGCGTCAAGccaggaaggaagcagagcGACGTGCCCAGGGCATGATAATTCAGCCAGGCTGAGAGACAGATGGTGGTCCTGGAGGGaaaaccacccaaaaatcagccCAGAAAGGGGctgtcccctgccagccccgccAGCCCCATGTCCCACCTCGCCAAGCTCAGCAGCACCCGTGGGTTACAGGCCCACATCCCCCCagggaaatgcagcagctcctcacctAAACTTGGGTACCTCCCGAAGATTTTCACTCCGTCAGTGCTCTTCACCTTCCCCACTGTCATTTTAGCATCgctgctctgcttctgcctcctctcTGAGGCGCTGCtgacagaaaagagaataaaacagcCCGATCTGCTCCGCTGGCAGCCCGGGAAGCCGACAGGCTGCACGCATCCACCCTCTGAAATCTTTTTTAActtgggaggaggagaagagcagCACCTAAAAGGCGTCTCTTCGGGGATGCCCTGACATTTGTGatgcccaggtgcagcacctgaTCCCACAAATCTCCCCAGGTGCCGAGGAGGCTGGACcctggtgcagcaccttgctTCGTGCTGATTTAGGTCCAGCCCCCGTGCAATGAGGAGCCTCTGCCCTGTGGgtttttttacagcttttacaGCAAGAGTCTGGGGCCACACCGAGCCACAGCAGATTGATGTCTTTGTTTTGGCAGCCAGGCACATCTCCGAGTTAGGAAAAGCCTGCGTTAATCCTGGGGACAGCTTTTCTTATTAAACCACAGTCGCCGAGCGAAAACAGCCCGGGCTGCCCGTCCCTGCCGAGCACCTGGGGTGAAGGGCTGCTAACGGGGGTGCCCCGCTAACTGCAGAGGCTTTGGGTGCATCCAGAGGGAGAATTAAGGATCAGAAAACTTAATGAGCTAATTCATTGCTGAGCCACCCCCCTCGAAGCCCGGTGAATTATATttagcaatgatttttttcccatatgttttgttttcactgaacGGCAGAGAAATTTTCCCTCAGTCCCACAAGGGAGGAGCTGCTCTGAGAGTTTTCTGGATGCGGGTCCTGCTCAGCACCGCTGCTGGTTCCTGCAAGAGGATTTTCCCATTTGCCCAGGTTTTGCTGACCATACACCAGCCTGGAGCAATTTCTTTCTCGCCTCTCCCCCCTCGCCCGCTTCCAACACTGGTGGGCGCAGGGAGGCGAGGGACATCGGGGGACATCGCGGGTGGTTTTTATCCCtaggtggcagcagctgcccaaaTCCTGCACTGGGAGCGAGGCAGCCAGGAAAAACGCAGGGCAGGATGAGAGAGGTGGGCACAGCCCGAGCACGGGTCGTGCTGCCCCCCTTGGCTGGAGCCGGAGCAGAAATGGGGCAAAAATCCTCGgtgggcaggatcaggccctggAGCCCTACAGACGGTTCTGGTCACTGCCTGCTGACGGGTGGGATGGTGGGGACAGTGGGCAATCTCATCATCACCAAGTGAATTGCCAAATCCCCCAGGATGTCCCAGTCCCCAGGTCCAGTGGCGGCGTTAAGCCTCGCTGTCCCCTTGTTGGGGTGCCCCAAGGTCCCCATCTGCGAGCGTGGATGGATCCCAGCAGCTCCTTCGGCTCCGAAAGCTTTTGGATGCCTCCAAAAACCTTTGCTGCCTTCCAGATGTTTCTGCTGAGCGCACAGGGTGATGTGAAAGGCTGCTCCCCAATGGCACACGCAACCTGCAGACAACAAAACCCAGTTACCGGTCATAACATGGAGCTAGAGCCCCAAGAaccagataaataaaataaaatgaaataaaatgaaatgaaataaaataaaatatgggtGGGAGCAAACAAAACATGCTCCAAAGCAAACTGCAAGGAGAGTCACAGTCGGAGGCTTTGGTTTTTGGCTTCAATTTTAGtggaaaatcaaagaaaaaaaaatatatctgtccAAACCTTGTCAtctgcttgcttttaaaatgatcgATTCTCGATCAGTACTAATGAAATTTATCCTCCTCTCGGTGCACCCAGCACGGGCTTGGTTCTGGGAAACCCGACTGGATCCTCGTCTCCTGCTCCATCACTCCCAGCCCCGACTGCTCCAGGTGCCTGTCGTGACCCCACTGCTGTTTTATGAGCCAATCCTCCAAAAATCAGCCCCAAATACGGATGGAAGTGGTGTCGGTGCACAAAGGGAATAGGAAGTGTTTGTGCATCTCTGCTCTGTctttaattaaagcaattaGCCATCCTGGTCCCACCAGGGAGAATATAGTCCATTACAGAAtatattctgtgtatttttatattatatttttatattatgtatatttttagaCAGATTTTTATTGCTCTATACGTTGTCAGAGGGGCATAGAATGCAGAGATGCATCTGTCAGGAAGGATTTGAGGAGGAACCGGAGAAATGCCAGACTTCACTAACATAGAAGTGACTTCTTGGCTCTGAAGCACCCAAATCTTTCCCTTCCTAGGCTGGATAAATCTCCTGAGCCCGTTCCCCAGggctttctgtgctttgcagccAGTGGGGCCGGAGTGAAAGCACCCAGCAGGGCCAGCCCGGGGGTCCCAGGGACCCTGAAGCCAAACCTCTGCCAGAGCATGgggcagaaaaacaaatcctaATGCTGGGCACGAAACCGCCACGGGGTGTGAGGGCTGCCTGCTCGTATTTGTATATTCAAAGTCCATCGCGGCCTTTGGCAAAATCATTGCCTGGAAAGCACCAAGTCAGCACAATGGAGCCTGGTGCTGGCTGCTTGTCCCCGTGCTTAACAAATAACTCCGGATTTATCACCAAAATGACAGGCTGGTTGGGGAGGAACCCCACTGTGGGCAGAGTTTGTGGACGAGCCGCTCGGGGCTGGGCAACGGGCTCCGtctccaaccccccccccccccccccaaaaaaaaaaaaagaagatgatCAAATGATTAAAAGATGTCCCCGAGCTGCCCCCGCAGACGTTGTGCAGGATTTCTGCAACCTTTTGGTGCTGCTTTGGCTTTGCCGTGTTCCCAGCCACGTTCCCATCCCGCAGATTTGCcgtaacattttgttttccccgTGTATTTTATGCATTTAGTCATTTTCAGTGCGTTTTTCGATTTTTTTTCTGCGTTTTTTGatcttttcctgcattttttgaaatttttcctgcattttttgaaaattttcctgcattttttgaaatttttctgcattttttgatttttttccgGCATTTTTGGACTCCCCAAAGGTCTCACGGCCTGcgatttttttaaaccttcattttttttaaacctccttccccccaaaacCCAGCGATCGGAGCAATACCGTTTGGAGACCACCGGGTCCCAACGGGGTCGCTCCCcggagcccccagcccttcccGGCCAGGGGGTGGGGCCAGCTCAAGGGGGCGTGGCGTTCCACCATCCAGCTCCGCCCCTTCGTGGCCAGTAGGCGTgccctctctctttccctgaAGTCTCATTGGCGGCGTGGCGCGGGGGGGCGTGGCCCGAGGGGATATAAGGGCGGGGCAGGGGGCGTGGCCGGCATCGCCGCGGCTGAGGCCGTGCGGCGCGGACGCGGTCGCTGCGCTCCTCgggcggcgccgccgccgccgagcggCCCCGCAGGGTCTTAGCGCCGCCCGCCGGGCTCCGCGGGGTCCTAGCGCCTCCCGCCCAGGTGCGCCGCGGCCTCGGGGGTGCTTGGCGCTTCAGGCGGTCGGGGCGGGGGCGGTGGGCGTTGGGTGGTGCTAAtggggggagatggggggggTTCGGGGGTCTGCAGGTGCGTGGGGGGCACCCGGCCTCAAGGGTGGCTCATTGgagtgtggggggggggggggttggtggGGAAATGGGGCAGCCCGTGGGGATTTGGGGAATTTGGGGGGGGTGCTCGGGAGGGTCTGGTTTGGGGCCGGGGCTGAGCACCCCAACCGCGGCAGCTGTGAGACCCCTCGGGGTGACACGCTGGgacagccctgccagccccgtgcctcagtttccccccaGGGACCACCCCTgcgtgctggggggggggggaggcggcagCCCGTGTCCCCTGCAAAGCACGCCTGGGCTTTCAGCTCTGAGGTTTGTAACTGCCAAATGTTGACACCGGGAAAGAAACTGCGAGCAGAGAGGCAGAACATCCAGCAGGGGCCGGGGGCACGCAGGGGCTGTGCCCACAGATGTTTGTGGGGATTTTGGCTTCGCACGCAGCTGCAGGTTCGGGCACACGTGGGGCTGTGCACAGTAGCCCCCATAACCCGTGTAGGGTCACCGTGCTGTCAGATCCCCGGAGCAGTCACCAGATTGCCCAGTTTAACCCCCTGCAGCTTTTTGGGTGCTGTCCCAGGTCTGTCCCAGGCAGGgtgagggctgcagcaggtcccCCTGCGGTGACGGCCGCCCCTTTTCCTGCAGGTTTCAGGTCCGTGCAGCACCCAGAACCAAGCACCATGGCATCGATCCCATCCAGCGGCTCGCTCATGGCCACGCACAACTACAACAGAAGTAAGAGCATGGGGGGGGTGCCAGGGTCTTGATAGGAGACCCCCGAGAGCTCCTTGGCAAGAAAGGGGATGCTCAGTAGCTCATTCTAGCTGGAGACCCCTTTCCTTGCTATTAATGTAGGGAAGGGGCTGGCTTCAAATTCCTCATGCACCATTGCTGTGAAAATGAGCTGCAAAACCAGCCTGGGCAATGGCAGCTCCTGGTGCCTCTCCTGGGGGGGGCAACTTTCAGGTTTGAGGGAGTGCCTAAACCAGAGGGGGTCAAAATATTTCCCTGGAGCTGAAACTAGTAACAGGCTTATAGCAGCCGGGCTAAAACTGCATGGATTATGTGCAGAAATCTGCATCCTCTCGGCCCTCAGACATCCGTGAAGGCTTCCAAGCGTTGCATACAATGCAAAGCCATTCAGAAACGTCCTTGGGGGGTGGAAGTGGTTTCCTACATGGGATTTACATGCTTTTCTGCTACCTGATGTTGGCCAGCATGTAATCTCTGCAGTATTTCCTTCCTACTGGTTTTTACTGGCTTGGCACTAAAACTGGGTGAGCACTGAAGCGAGACAGAGCCTGCAGCGAGCCCGAGCCGTGGCACTGGGTCTCGTGGTGCCAAGGGTTGGCGCTGATGGCTGGCTCTGGGTTTTCTGCAGGGCGCCTGAGCTCcacatccagcagcagctcctgcagcagctcggACTACGGGGAGGTCATCCCGCACCACCCAGGTACGTGCATGGTCGCGGCTGGTTCCATGGGCCGTGGTGAGCTGCATCCCCTAAAGGTCTCAGCAAGGAACATCCCACCCTTGGAAAGCTGTTTGGGATGTTTGGGGGAAGCACGGAGCTGTGCAAATCTCCTGGGAGGCAAAACCCAGCCTTTCTGGGGTGAGAGCGGGTCGGTGGTGAGGCTGCACGGGGTGTGCTGACCTGTGTTgtccccccagggctgcccaaATCTGACCCCGGCCAGTGGTGGGCCAGCTTCTTCTTTGGGAAGACGAATCCCCCGGCCATGACAACCGTGTCGGAGTCCCCGGAGAGGTGAGCACGTTCCTCCAGCGTGGCACTGGGATGAGATGACCGGAGACAGAGCCACCCGGGGCAGCTGGGGTCATCCCTGCCACGTCCTGACCCTTTGGGTGACATCCCTTGGGTCTTTGTACCCAGCACACCCACTCCTCGACTGTGGAAATAAACACAGGGTGACATCAAAACACGCTGCCATCAGCCTGtcccttttttaatatttttttttgctttgtcctGCAGCTTAGGAGCTCTGCAGGTGCCGGCGGGGCAGCCGGCCTGTGCGCTGGTGCCAGCAGCGGGAGCAGGACGGAGGCGGCACACCAGCGAGCCCAGCCTCGGGCCCTCGTCCTGAGCAGGCACAGCCCCTCGAGGaagcaggctgctcagagatGAAAGCACTACGGGGggataaaataaagcagcagcccccagcagttTCTACACCAGCTTTTTTTACTACTTCTTAACGCAACTACACCTTTCTGCGCAGACTCAGTAACGCGTTTCTGTACTTTGTACTCGTTCAATGGTAACTAATAAACTTCGAGCAGCCTTTTAAAAACCCTGCGGGTTGTTTTTCACCAGGGATGGGAGtcctgccaggctggggctggcgaTGGGGTGGAGGAGGCAGCGCAGCCTCCAACCACGGCGTTTCCAGCAGGGTAACGCAGGGAGGGACTTTTGCAGGGGGTGAATGGCTCCAAGCCAGCCGTGGCCATACCAGCGTGACTCACTGTGTGTGCTCTGCGTGTGAGCAGGATCCAGCTCCGtgcagcctctccccagcctttATTTCCTCTCCgctgccctgtgctggtgcctgctgTGCGTGGGGTGGGAGCAAGcggctggggctgagcctggtccctgccctgctcccagcacggGGTCTGTGCAAGGCCATGGTGACTTCGTGCCCCAGCATCCCGGGGGGCAAAGGGCAAAGCTGTGTGCTTTATCCGCTGCCAGCAGAGCGGTTTTCCAGCCCGGGGAACAGCGGGGAGAGGCggctgccctgctctgtgtCAGTGCTGTGGGGCACCACAGCTGTCGGGACAGGGCAGGGATGTTTGGCTGCCCACCATGGGAGGCACAACAGCCTTTAAACATCataaagcacaggaaaatagaaggggggggggcccttttttttttctttttttatgacCTGCAGATTAAAGCGTGGACAGGTGCTGGTCAAGTCAATATTGCTGTGTTTGCCTGTTTGTCTCGTGACGCTGAGGTCCAGACCGAGTGGCCGCCCCAAGGGACGCTGTGGCACAGCAAAGGCACCAATCCTGCcatccctgggctgcagctggccccTCTGCCTGGCGTCACCCAGCTCCAGGCGATGCCACCGGCATTTTCCACAGAGTGGACAAAAATCGCTGGTTTTGGCCCACATTTGCTGCCTTTTACCGACGAGCACTTTAGGGCAGGGCTTCTCGCTTCGcttggcagcagccccagcacagcgaGGCCACGAGCCCCGTCCCGGCATAACCCCACAGGGAAACTTCGCCTGAGCAAGCTGGAGCCCGGCCAGCAGGTCCGAGCCCTCCCCGAATCACCCAGGGGCCCCTCTCGAGGCTGAGCTCTCTCCAGCTGCAAGCAGCGACCGCAGCCTCACGCTGCACGTGGGGCCAGGTATCGGGGAGATCGAAGTTTTTGTGATTTCCTCTTTAGAAAACGCATTTCAGCTTGGATCAAATGAGGCAGCGGCACTCTGAAGGTGCCaggaggaagggatggaggGCAGGCATAGGCATCGTGTGTGCCTGTAGAGCCTGCTGAGCCCCCCTTGCTCTATGCTCTCCATAGTTTGGAGCAGTATTTAAAGACTACAAAAGTCAATCCCAAGCCTGATAGtatttaataattattcttAATAGTGCCCTCAATAATATGCATTAATTTTTGGTCAGCCCTGAAATGGTCAGGCAGCTGGACTAGGTGATTTTtggaagtcccttccaactgaacttcCTATTCTATTCTCTTCTCGCCACtaataataaaaccaaatcTCTCAGAAGAGCTTCGAGCAGCCCCCGTGTCTGCACACAGCTTATTGCTTTTGCACCTCGAGATGCTGAGAGTGACCCAAGGAGAGGCAGAGTGTTTTTGCCAGGATCAGGCAGGGTCATGCCAGAGGACACAGGTACCAGCACCAGCAAGATCATGAATTGGCAATGGCAGCTCACCCCCACTCCCTCTGATGCTTTGTGCACAAACCCAGGACAGCAAGAAATTCACCGGGTGCCTccagagaggaaagcaaagggGTTGCTCCGCTGCACAACACGAGCACCCCACCAGGGACGGGCGTCCCCTCTTCTGCTCTGCCTCGTGCTGCTTTACAGGACGCAGCATTTTGGCTGTTGATTAACTCCCGTATTTGGGCAAAAATAGCTCGTGCTTTGTGCTCGCCCTTGGTCTTTGCAGCTGCCCTTGTGCAACCCCTCTGTTGTCAGAGTTCttgcagcagcccagcttgAGAAATACTTGCTTTGATTTCCTGTGTTTGCAgctttgggatttttatttcctttctccagcAGCTTTGCTTCCCCCTCACCCTCCACAAAGGCCAGTGTGGGACGTTAAAAATAGGAACAAATGACACAGCTGAAATGCACCGCGTTAGCCTGGCACTGCTTTCAAATGCCACTCGGCCAGCTCCAATCCTCCACCAGGGCACGCACCGGGCTGAAACCAGAGCAGGCGGATGCCAGCGACAGCACCGCTTGCGATGCCCACCCCGGGGAGCTTCAGAAAGGTCTGGGCAGCTCCAGGCAGACCTTGGGAACAGCCCGGTGCCCAACCACGTCTCCAGTCCCGGTGAGAGCTGAGCACCCTGCCCAGGCTGAGACCCTGGGAGAAGGTGAGAAAAGTCAGGGCTCCCCCTCCAACCACATCATCCTTCCCAAAGCAAAGAGACTCAGAGAAatgccagcacccagcagcaatGCTGGAGGACAAACCCAAGCAGCAGCTCGCCTGGTAGCGCggctgcagaggaggaaggagaagctgcTGTGGGCACCACCAGCTTGGccacgtccccgtgtcccctctcCACACCGGCCGCTGTTGCATTGCTGCAGGCTGGGCGCATGCAGGAGAGGTCCGGCAGCCCCACGCGCACCCGCTGCctcccatttatttcatttttagcacCACCTCGTGGCATCAAGACCTGCACGTTTGTTTCTCTTGCTGTGAGGGCCCTGCCGTGCACGCCCCAGCCCCTTCCCGGCACGCAGCAAACCCCTACCTGCCAGACACAGCTTCGCTCCTCGGTTTCTCATCAGGCTGGGACGGTGCAGAGGTGTTCGATAAGGCTGCAAAACGCTTTGCAAGATGAAAGATGCCTCTTGAAACCATTCCCAAACACCGTGGCAAATCCAACAGGCTTGATCCAGGTGGGATCAGTCAAGCCCAGAGCTGAAGCTTTCCCAGGACGCGGAGTCAGCTTGGGAGCACCACAGCTCCCAGGGGATGGGAACTTGCTGAGGCTCCAAAGGAAACGTGTCCaaaccccagcacagcacacctAGACCACATTCCCACTTCCCCTTCCCAGGCCCCTCATCCACAGGGCTTCGCTCAACTCACACCAGATCCTTTTCTGCTGTctcacacagcacagctgcttctcGGACAAGGAGAGCTCTGCCTGACCTTTATTAACTTTATATACTCCAACCCCACCGGCAGTTCAGTCCCGTCGACCACCACCTCTCCTGCAATCAGGCAAAATGGGCTCAGCAGGGGGAAATCTCAACCCACAGAGCCCCAGCTGTGCCGGGCTGCCTTTCAccccccccgcctgcccccAGGCCCCGGGGGATGCTGCGTGCAGCAGGCACCTTGGCAGCGCTCCCGGGGCTGCTTTTCAAGGAGTCCTTTCATGGCTGCCAGGGACAGCCCGGCCCCAGGGAGCGTGCACGGGGTGGGCAAAAGGAGAAatcctgcccccagctctggTGGGGAGGAGGTTCGGATGCTCCTGGGATGCTGCACCCCGGCAGTGAGCAGGGGCTCGCTGATGGAGGCGACGGGAGATTTGCACCGTGGGTGTGATGGAAAAACAAGTGTCCCCGTGGTCAGCCTTCCTCAGGGGGTGTCTGTGCACCCCCAGAGCACAGCAACAACTGTGACTCTAAATCCCAGTCTAGACCCAGCTCTTTTCCAGCATCTCCACTTGTAGTCGGGCAGTGATTTTTGGACAAAAGGCCAGAAGCATCCTCTCACTCCCCAGAAAGCGCCCATCCAGCTCCACTCGCCCTGGGCTACCAGAGTGCAATGGGCATCATACCGTGGTTTTGCAGGGGAGCCCTAGGAAACCATGCCGAAGGGTTCaatgcttctgtgctgcagcaaaacCGGGTGAAGCAGCCTCTTATAGACAGTGCTGACACCCTCTGCACCTTGGCATGGTTTGAAACAAGACATTTTCCTTGGAGCAGCCACACGATGGTGGCCGAGatgaggagctggagctgcctgcGGGAACGGGGTTGTTCCCCCCCAAGGGCTTAAAGCACCTGGAGATGTTCCAGCTGTGTtcgcaggagcagagctggttgTACACCTCCGTCCGCTGGTGGGGCAGTGCGGAGAGGGCAGAGCAGCCGGCACTGCCCCagctggggtggagggagggtggagggatggagggatggagggatggagggatggagggatggagggatggagggatgggtGCGCACGCATTTATTGATAAATACACCGGACACACGCTACAAGAAAATCAAGCGGAGCCACAACTGGACACAAACTGCAAACCTTCATGTGGGCGTGGGGAGCGTCAGGGACCTCCCTCCCTACTGGCTGAACGGAGATGTGAACCTGGGGCGATGCCTTCACTGCCACGGGGCTTCTCAAGACACGGCCAAGCTCTGGCAACGAATCTTCCCCACCTCGTTGCCTTTTCCCTTGGCCACCTCCCTGCGTCCTCACCAAGAGGGGCCACGGGCAGGTTTTTTGGGGGATGTGCCTTCCTCGGAGCCCTGGTGGAGGGcaagagaggaggaagaagccACTCGGCAAGAGCTGGCGTGGAGGGGGCTTTGCA
It includes:
- the PPDPF gene encoding pancreatic progenitor cell differentiation and proliferation factor; this encodes MASIPSSGSLMATHNYNRRRLSSTSSSSSCSSSDYGEVIPHHPGLPKSDPGQWWASFFFGKTNPPAMTTVSESPESLGALQVPAGQPACALVPAAGAGRRRHTSEPSLGPSS